The Euphorbia lathyris chromosome 8, ddEupLath1.1, whole genome shotgun sequence genome has a window encoding:
- the LOC136201978 gene encoding uncharacterized protein isoform X3, which translates to MNVPWYTTAASKDQEGPCFLEQIDINNREILTIIGVNTESLQRSASGFGNNQSNWLSKTLEAAVGNWLIVVGHHPVVVCEENGEQIKSKHVYEQLHRIFVKYGVNAYLSGQGCSNISDANALEDGVAYIGNGSPYPIKSEPYLASLSKRSAFQKKTDVGFLLHRVSSSEFTTYFMSLSGEVLDKIVIRAKGTEVM; encoded by the exons ATGAATGTTCCCTG GTACACTACCGCGGCTTCAAAGGATCAGGAAGGTCCTTGCTTCCTAGAGCAGATAGACATAAATAATCGGGAAATCTTAACTATAATCGGAGTGAACACCGAATCACTGCAG AGATCAGCAAGTGGCTTTGGGAATAATCAGTCAAATTGGCTGTCAAAAACACTAGAAGCTGCTGTTGGAAACTG GCTCATAGTTGTTGGACATCATCCAGTAGTTGTTTGTGAAGAGAATGGGGAGCAAATCAAATCAAAGCATGTGTACGAGCAGCTACACCGTATTTTTGTGAAATATGGTGTG AATGCATACCTGAGCGGACAGGGTTGCTCTAATATTAGTGATGCCAATGCCTTGGAAGATGGTGTAGCTTACATTGGCAATGGCAGTCCATATCCTATCAAGAGTGAGCCTTATTTGGCTTCTTTAAGTAAAAGATCTGCCTTTCAGAA GAAAACGGATGTCGGGTTTCTTCTTCATAGAGTTAGCTCTTCAGAGTTT ACAACCTATTTTATGAGCTTATCTGGTGAGGTCCTTGACAAAATTGTAATCCGGGCGAAAGGTACAGAGGTTATGTAA
- the LOC136201978 gene encoding uncharacterized protein isoform X1, producing the protein MDKKRSCAFTLVVQVFLCLVFYLALNLGNPFHTPTPPLDIYFLSVNGAYSYRPLHHQTHLLKQMEIVSRVYKVKFIINISELGEDDSLALNASKVFSSMNVPWYTTAASKDQEGPCFLEQIDINNREILTIIGVNTESLQRSASGFGNNQSNWLSKTLEAAVGNWLIVVGHHPVVVCEENGEQIKSKHVYEQLHRIFVKYGVNAYLSGQGCSNISDANALEDGVAYIGNGSPYPIKSEPYLASLSKRSAFQKKTDVGFLLHRVSSSEFTTYFMSLSGEVLDKIVIRAKGTEVM; encoded by the exons ATGGATAAGAAACGATCTTGTGCTTTTACTTTGGTTGTCCAGGTTTTTCTCTGTCTTGTTTTCTACCTTGCTCTGAATTTGGGTAACCCATTTCATACCCCAACTCCACCTCTTGATATTTATTTTCTGAGTGTTAATGGAGCTTATAGTTATAGACCCCTTCATCACCAGACCCATCTTCTCAAACAG atggagatTGTTTCTAGAGTTTACAAAGTAAAGTTCATTATAAACATTAGTGAGCTGGGAGAAGATGATTCACTCGCATTGAAT GCAAGCAAAGTCTTCTCGTCAATGAATGTTCCCTG GTACACTACCGCGGCTTCAAAGGATCAGGAAGGTCCTTGCTTCCTAGAGCAGATAGACATAAATAATCGGGAAATCTTAACTATAATCGGAGTGAACACCGAATCACTGCAG AGATCAGCAAGTGGCTTTGGGAATAATCAGTCAAATTGGCTGTCAAAAACACTAGAAGCTGCTGTTGGAAACTG GCTCATAGTTGTTGGACATCATCCAGTAGTTGTTTGTGAAGAGAATGGGGAGCAAATCAAATCAAAGCATGTGTACGAGCAGCTACACCGTATTTTTGTGAAATATGGTGTG AATGCATACCTGAGCGGACAGGGTTGCTCTAATATTAGTGATGCCAATGCCTTGGAAGATGGTGTAGCTTACATTGGCAATGGCAGTCCATATCCTATCAAGAGTGAGCCTTATTTGGCTTCTTTAAGTAAAAGATCTGCCTTTCAGAA GAAAACGGATGTCGGGTTTCTTCTTCATAGAGTTAGCTCTTCAGAGTTT ACAACCTATTTTATGAGCTTATCTGGTGAGGTCCTTGACAAAATTGTAATCCGGGCGAAAGGTACAGAGGTTATGTAA
- the LOC136201978 gene encoding uncharacterized protein isoform X2, whose amino-acid sequence MELIVIDPFITRPIFSNRLMKMEIVSRVYKVKFIINISELGEDDSLALNASKVFSSMNVPWYTTAASKDQEGPCFLEQIDINNREILTIIGVNTESLQRSASGFGNNQSNWLSKTLEAAVGNWLIVVGHHPVVVCEENGEQIKSKHVYEQLHRIFVKYGVNAYLSGQGCSNISDANALEDGVAYIGNGSPYPIKSEPYLASLSKRSAFQKKTDVGFLLHRVSSSEFTTYFMSLSGEVLDKIVIRAKGTEVM is encoded by the exons ATGGAGCTTATAGTTATAGACCCCTTCATCACCAGACCCATCTTCTCAAACAG gttgatgaagatggagatTGTTTCTAGAGTTTACAAAGTAAAGTTCATTATAAACATTAGTGAGCTGGGAGAAGATGATTCACTCGCATTGAAT GCAAGCAAAGTCTTCTCGTCAATGAATGTTCCCTG GTACACTACCGCGGCTTCAAAGGATCAGGAAGGTCCTTGCTTCCTAGAGCAGATAGACATAAATAATCGGGAAATCTTAACTATAATCGGAGTGAACACCGAATCACTGCAG AGATCAGCAAGTGGCTTTGGGAATAATCAGTCAAATTGGCTGTCAAAAACACTAGAAGCTGCTGTTGGAAACTG GCTCATAGTTGTTGGACATCATCCAGTAGTTGTTTGTGAAGAGAATGGGGAGCAAATCAAATCAAAGCATGTGTACGAGCAGCTACACCGTATTTTTGTGAAATATGGTGTG AATGCATACCTGAGCGGACAGGGTTGCTCTAATATTAGTGATGCCAATGCCTTGGAAGATGGTGTAGCTTACATTGGCAATGGCAGTCCATATCCTATCAAGAGTGAGCCTTATTTGGCTTCTTTAAGTAAAAGATCTGCCTTTCAGAA GAAAACGGATGTCGGGTTTCTTCTTCATAGAGTTAGCTCTTCAGAGTTT ACAACCTATTTTATGAGCTTATCTGGTGAGGTCCTTGACAAAATTGTAATCCGGGCGAAAGGTACAGAGGTTATGTAA